From one Comamonas piscis genomic stretch:
- a CDS encoding GNAT family N-acetyltransferase — MAFVEPIELRARGVLLTPLTLAHEAGLRAAAQDGELWNIRVTSVPEPDNTRTYIEQALAMREAGSRMPFAVVDEASGQLLGTSSYHDIVPALKRVEIGYTWYAQSVQRSHVNTTCKLLLLTHAFETLGAAVVGWRTDNYNFASQRAIERLGAKKDGVIRHHAPRRDGTVRDTVLYSMLAGEWPEAKAQLLYLLNRPR; from the coding sequence ATGGCCTTTGTAGAACCGATTGAACTGCGCGCCCGTGGCGTGCTGCTGACCCCGCTGACCTTGGCGCATGAGGCGGGCCTGCGCGCCGCCGCACAAGATGGCGAGCTGTGGAACATACGCGTCACCTCGGTGCCTGAGCCGGACAACACCCGTACCTATATCGAGCAGGCGCTAGCGATGCGCGAGGCCGGCAGCCGCATGCCGTTTGCCGTGGTCGATGAGGCCAGCGGCCAGCTGCTGGGCACCAGCAGCTACCACGACATCGTGCCTGCGCTGAAGCGGGTGGAGATTGGCTACACCTGGTATGCCCAGAGCGTGCAGCGCAGCCATGTCAACACCACCTGCAAGCTACTGTTGCTGACCCATGCGTTTGAGACCCTGGGCGCCGCCGTGGTGGGCTGGCGCACCGACAACTACAACTTTGCCAGCCAGCGCGCCATTGAGCGCCTGGGTGCCAAGAAGGATGGCGTCATCCGCCACCATGCGCCGCGCCGTGATGGCACCGTGCGCGATACCGTGCTCTACAGCATGCTGGCCGGCGAATGGCCTGAGGCCAAGGCGCAGCTGCTGTACCTGCTGAACCGGCCGCGCTGA
- a CDS encoding vWA domain-containing protein: MLIDFFYTLRAAKLPVSVKELLTLLEALDKGLAGPRSEDAWSLDDFYFLARICLVKDEKLFDKFDQAFGAYFKGMEMLTDWKKELPEDWLKQVLQKELSAEEKAAIEAMGWDELMETLKKRLEEQKGRHEGGSKWIGTNGTSPFGHGGYNPAGVRIGGPGKSRSAVKVWEQRAYRDYDDTQELGTRNIKVALRRLRRFAREGNELELDLPDTIRATAANAGYLDIKMVPERHNHVKVLLLMDVGGTMDDHIQRVEELFSAVKTEFKHLEFYYFHNCVYDYMWKNNKRRYAEKFPTWDIIRKYNKDYKLIFVGDATMSPYEVLQAGGSVEYNNEEPGAEWLKRLTHAFPKHAWINPEPQGVWQYRQSISLIQQLVGDRMFPLSLKGLEDTMRLLSK, translated from the coding sequence ATGTTGATAGACTTTTTCTACACCTTGCGCGCGGCCAAGTTGCCGGTGTCGGTCAAGGAGCTGCTGACCCTGCTCGAAGCGCTGGACAAGGGGCTGGCGGGCCCCCGCTCCGAGGACGCCTGGAGCCTGGACGACTTTTACTTTCTGGCCCGCATCTGTCTGGTCAAAGACGAGAAGCTGTTCGATAAGTTCGACCAGGCCTTTGGTGCCTACTTCAAGGGCATGGAGATGCTCACCGACTGGAAGAAGGAGTTGCCCGAGGACTGGCTCAAGCAGGTGCTGCAAAAAGAACTGAGCGCTGAAGAAAAAGCCGCCATCGAGGCGATGGGCTGGGACGAGCTGATGGAGACGCTCAAAAAACGCCTGGAAGAGCAAAAAGGCCGGCACGAAGGCGGCAGCAAATGGATTGGCACCAACGGTACCAGCCCCTTTGGCCATGGCGGCTACAACCCGGCCGGCGTGCGCATTGGCGGCCCCGGCAAAAGCCGCAGCGCCGTCAAAGTGTGGGAGCAGCGGGCCTACCGCGATTACGACGACACCCAGGAGCTGGGCACCCGCAATATCAAGGTGGCGCTGCGCCGCCTGCGCCGTTTTGCACGGGAGGGCAATGAGCTGGAGCTGGACCTGCCCGACACCATCCGCGCCACCGCCGCCAATGCCGGCTACCTCGACATCAAGATGGTGCCCGAGCGCCATAACCATGTGAAGGTGCTACTGCTGATGGATGTGGGTGGCACCATGGACGACCATATCCAGCGGGTCGAGGAACTGTTCAGCGCGGTCAAAACCGAGTTCAAGCACCTGGAGTTTTACTATTTTCACAATTGCGTCTACGACTACATGTGGAAGAACAACAAACGCCGTTACGCTGAGAAATTCCCGACCTGGGACATCATCCGAAAGTACAACAAGGATTACAAATTGATCTTTGTGGGCGATGCCACAATGAGTCCATACGAAGTCCTACAAGCCGGAGGCTCTGTTGAGTACAACAATGAGGAGCCTGGGGCCGAGTGGCTTAAACGATTGACCCACGCCTTTCCAAAGCACGCCTGGATCAATCCGGAACCCCAGGGCGTATGGCAATACCGCCAGAGCATCAGCCTGATTCAACAACTAGTAGGTGATCGCATGTTTCCCCTGTCGCTCAAAGGGCTGGAGGACACCATGCGCTTGCTGTCAAAGTGA
- a CDS encoding AAA family ATPase: MKFQGTQNYVATNDLMLAVNAAITLQRPLLVKGEPGTGKTMLAEEVAQALGMPLLQWHIKSTTKAQQGLYEYDAVSRLRDSQLADPESAGRVKDINNYIIKGVLWQAFTADQPVALLIDEIDKADIEFPNDLLREIDRMEFYCYETRQMIRAKHRPLVFITSNNEKELPDAFLRRCFFHYIQFPNAETMQQIVAVHFPTLKQELLSAAMRVFFDIRNLPGLKKKPSTSELIDWLKLLVAEDIPPEVLQTADQKIAIPPLVGALLKNEQDVSLFEKLVFMNQRNR; the protein is encoded by the coding sequence ATGAAATTCCAAGGCACACAGAACTACGTCGCGACCAATGACCTCATGCTGGCGGTCAATGCGGCAATTACCCTTCAAAGACCGCTTCTCGTCAAGGGGGAACCAGGGACAGGGAAAACCATGCTGGCGGAGGAGGTTGCACAGGCGCTAGGCATGCCGCTGCTGCAGTGGCATATCAAGTCCACCACCAAGGCACAGCAGGGTTTGTATGAGTACGATGCGGTCAGTCGTTTGCGGGACAGCCAGCTCGCCGACCCCGAGAGCGCGGGCCGCGTCAAGGACATCAACAACTACATCATCAAGGGCGTGCTGTGGCAGGCCTTCACGGCCGACCAGCCGGTGGCCTTGCTGATCGACGAGATCGACAAGGCGGATATCGAATTCCCCAATGACCTCTTGCGCGAAATCGATCGCATGGAGTTCTACTGCTACGAGACGCGCCAGATGATCCGCGCCAAGCACCGGCCGCTGGTCTTCATCACCTCCAACAACGAAAAAGAGCTGCCCGACGCCTTTCTGCGTCGCTGCTTTTTCCACTACATCCAGTTCCCCAATGCGGAGACGATGCAGCAGATCGTTGCGGTGCATTTCCCCACGCTCAAGCAAGAGCTATTGTCAGCAGCCATGCGGGTGTTTTTCGACATCCGCAACCTGCCGGGCCTGAAGAAGAAGCCATCCACCAGCGAGCTGATCGATTGGCTCAAACTGCTGGTGGCCGAAGACATTCCGCCCGAAGTGCTGCAGACCGCTGACCAGAAAATCGCCATTCCGCCACTGGTGGGCGCGTTGTTGAAAAACGAACAGGATGTGAGCCTGTTTGAAAAGCTGGTCTTCATGAACCAGCGCAACCGCTAA
- a CDS encoding c-type cytochrome: MNKRWTTIFALLVASATGAVCAQEIKGNAKAAEGKVAMCIGCHGIVGYKASFPEVYQVPKISGQSEKYIDAALHAYKKGDRKHPTMRAIADSLSEQDIADLAAYYAQHTVGETKLADTPSKVPSAEVAELLKKGTCVSCHGDNFSKPLDPSYAKLGGQHPDYLYAALKSYTVEKNTRIGRNHPIMVGMAKQLTHAEMKALANYIGSLDGPLQVVPESRFRSKQAAN; the protein is encoded by the coding sequence ATGAATAAAAGATGGACCACGATATTTGCCTTGCTTGTCGCGTCAGCGACGGGCGCAGTCTGCGCGCAGGAGATCAAGGGCAATGCCAAGGCGGCTGAGGGCAAGGTAGCGATGTGCATTGGCTGCCACGGCATTGTGGGCTACAAGGCCAGCTTCCCCGAGGTCTACCAGGTGCCCAAGATTTCCGGCCAGAGCGAGAAATACATCGATGCGGCCCTGCATGCCTACAAGAAGGGCGACCGCAAACACCCCACCATGCGCGCGATTGCCGATTCACTGAGCGAGCAGGACATTGCCGACCTGGCCGCCTACTACGCACAGCACACAGTGGGCGAGACCAAGCTGGCCGATACGCCTTCCAAGGTGCCCAGCGCCGAGGTGGCAGAGCTGCTGAAAAAAGGCACTTGCGTCAGCTGCCATGGCGACAACTTCTCCAAGCCGCTCGATCCGTCGTACGCCAAGCTGGGCGGTCAGCACCCTGACTACCTCTACGCGGCACTCAAGTCCTACACCGTCGAGAAAAATACCCGCATCGGCCGCAACCACCCGATCATGGTGGGCATGGCCAAGCAGCTGACCCATGCCGAGATGAAGGCGCTGGCCAACTACATCGGCAGCCTGGATGGCCCGCTGCAGGTGGTGCCGGAGTCGCGCTTTCGCAGCAAGCAGGCGGCCAACTGA
- the trmL gene encoding tRNA (uridine(34)/cytosine(34)/5-carboxymethylaminomethyluridine(34)-2'-O)-methyltransferase TrmL, translated as MFNVVLVEPEIPPNTGNVIRLCANTGSRLHLIEPLGFSMEDRLMRRAGLDYHEYAATQRHANWDAFIERMQPAADRMFAMTTHGSSPAFDLRFQPGDWLVFGCETRGLPLAVRDSFPTSQRVRLPMVAGQRSLNLSNAVAVTVFEAWRQNGFAMPDGTPAQ; from the coding sequence ATGTTCAACGTCGTCCTGGTCGAACCCGAAATCCCCCCCAACACCGGCAATGTGATCCGCCTGTGTGCCAATACTGGCAGCCGCTTGCATTTGATCGAGCCGCTGGGCTTTTCGATGGAAGACCGCCTGATGCGCCGCGCCGGCCTGGACTACCACGAGTACGCCGCCACCCAGCGCCATGCCAACTGGGACGCCTTTATCGAGCGCATGCAGCCTGCCGCTGACCGCATGTTTGCAATGACCACCCATGGCAGCAGCCCCGCCTTTGATCTGCGCTTTCAGCCCGGCGACTGGCTGGTGTTTGGCTGCGAGACCCGGGGTTTGCCGCTGGCCGTGCGCGACAGCTTTCCTACCAGCCAGCGCGTGCGCCTGCCCATGGTGGCCGGCCAGCGCAGCCTCAACCTGTCCAATGCGGTGGCGGTGACGGTGTTCGAGGCCTGGCGCCAGAATGGCTTTGCGATGCCGGACGGTACGCCGGCACAGTAA
- the kefC gene encoding glutathione-regulated potassium-efflux system protein KefC, with translation MEHAPAWLTYTFLYLAAAVIAVPISRALGLGTIIGYLVAGIFIGPSGLQLVSNVQDILHFSEFGVVLMLFLIGLELQPSRLWSMRRPIFGVGTAQVVLCTAGLFAAGLAFGYDWHLALIAALGLALSSTAIALQSIAERNLMSTTSGKTSFAILLFQDVAAIPILALIPLLAVGHQAAQNDGNILLEIGKTLAIIVAVILVGRYLLRPVLRWIAQSESREISTATALLLVVGIAFLMLQIGLSMALGAFLAGVLLADSEFRAELETDIEPFKGLLLGLFFIAVGMSIDFSVILQSPLTMLVLVTLFLLIKCVVIYGLAKLLRMPVQERPLFTLLLAQGGEFAFVVFSAAQAQRILTPQQSSLLIGSVAISMVATPLIVAAMDRWLMPRFANLAKGGDTPPELSEQQEATVLIAGFGRYGQIVTRVLLSQGIKAVILDHSVEMLQVAQNFGYRVFYGDATRQDLLRIAGAEKAEVMVIAVDDELQTNQIVRLVQQHFPHLKIVARAKDVAHWYALRDMGVHHVDREVFDSSLQTAEKALELMGYSEEDAQYVVTVFRAHNIELSDKMYEHHHDRETMLAVAKQGREQLVEQMARERQERQDQVQDAKDAPSSPYPPPPEDPHSQI, from the coding sequence ATGGAACACGCTCCCGCCTGGCTCACCTATACCTTTCTCTACCTGGCAGCGGCCGTCATCGCGGTGCCGATATCGCGCGCGCTGGGGCTGGGCACCATCATTGGCTACCTGGTGGCCGGCATCTTCATTGGCCCGAGCGGCCTGCAGCTGGTGAGCAATGTGCAGGACATCCTGCATTTTTCCGAATTTGGCGTGGTGCTGATGCTGTTCCTCATCGGCCTGGAGCTGCAGCCCAGCCGGCTGTGGAGCATGCGCCGGCCGATTTTCGGCGTGGGCACCGCCCAGGTCGTGCTGTGTACCGCCGGCCTGTTTGCAGCCGGCCTGGCCTTTGGTTATGACTGGCATCTGGCGCTGATTGCGGCGCTGGGCCTGGCGCTGTCGTCCACCGCCATCGCGCTGCAAAGCATTGCCGAGCGCAATTTGATGTCCACCACCAGTGGCAAGACCAGCTTTGCGATCCTGCTGTTCCAGGACGTGGCAGCCATTCCCATCCTGGCGCTGATTCCGCTGCTGGCCGTGGGCCACCAAGCGGCACAGAACGACGGCAATATCCTGCTGGAGATCGGCAAGACCCTGGCCATCATCGTGGCCGTCATCCTGGTGGGCCGCTACCTGTTGCGCCCAGTGCTGCGCTGGATTGCCCAGAGCGAATCGCGTGAAATATCCACCGCAACCGCCTTGCTGCTGGTCGTGGGCATTGCGTTTTTGATGCTGCAGATTGGCCTGTCGATGGCGCTGGGCGCCTTCCTCGCCGGTGTGCTGCTGGCTGACAGCGAGTTCCGCGCCGAGCTGGAGACCGATATCGAACCCTTCAAGGGCCTGCTGCTCGGCCTGTTCTTTATCGCGGTCGGCATGAGCATCGACTTCTCCGTCATCCTGCAGTCGCCGCTGACCATGTTGGTGCTGGTGACGCTCTTCCTGCTGATCAAGTGCGTGGTCATCTATGGCCTGGCCAAGCTGCTGCGCATGCCGGTGCAAGAGCGCCCGCTGTTCACCCTGCTGCTGGCCCAGGGGGGGGAGTTTGCCTTTGTGGTGTTCAGCGCCGCCCAGGCGCAGCGCATCTTGACGCCCCAGCAGTCGTCCCTGCTGATTGGCTCGGTCGCCATCTCGATGGTGGCCACGCCGCTCATCGTGGCTGCGATGGACCGCTGGCTGATGCCGCGCTTTGCCAACCTGGCCAAGGGAGGCGATACGCCGCCCGAGCTGAGCGAGCAGCAGGAAGCCACCGTGCTGATCGCCGGCTTTGGCCGCTATGGCCAGATCGTCACCCGCGTGCTGCTGAGCCAGGGCATCAAGGCCGTCATCCTGGACCACAGCGTAGAGATGCTGCAGGTGGCCCAGAACTTTGGCTACCGGGTGTTCTATGGCGACGCCACGCGCCAGGACCTGCTGCGCATCGCCGGCGCGGAGAAAGCCGAGGTGATGGTCATCGCGGTAGATGACGAACTGCAGACCAACCAGATCGTGCGCCTGGTGCAGCAGCATTTTCCGCACCTCAAGATCGTCGCCCGGGCCAAGGATGTGGCGCACTGGTACGCGCTGCGCGACATGGGCGTGCACCATGTCGACCGCGAGGTGTTTGACTCCAGCCTGCAAACGGCCGAGAAGGCTTTGGAACTGATGGGCTACAGCGAAGAAGATGCGCAGTATGTGGTGACCGTGTTCCGCGCGCACAACATTGAGCTGTCCGACAAGATGTACGAGCACCACCACGACCGCGAAACCATGCTGGCCGTTGCCAAGCAGGGCCGCGAGCAGCTGGTCGAGCAGATGGCCCGCGAGCGCCAGGAACGCCAGGACCAGGTGCAGGACGCCAAGGACGCCCCGAGCAGCCCTTACCCGCCACCGCCAGAAGACCCGCACAGCCAGATTTGA
- a CDS encoding DUF1841 family protein, with the protein MFNPSQADVRRFFCAVYAKQQAGLPMEAIETLAALWIDEHPEYRADLSDVDAAIARNYDLTPDKTNPFLHLSMHLSISEQCSIDQPRGIRQAVELLAKRLGSLHDAHHVTMECLGTMLWESQRSGRPPDGNAYVAAVQRQATKD; encoded by the coding sequence ATGTTCAACCCCTCCCAAGCCGATGTCCGGCGATTTTTTTGCGCCGTCTATGCCAAGCAGCAGGCAGGCTTGCCGATGGAAGCCATCGAGACCCTGGCTGCGCTGTGGATCGATGAGCACCCGGAATACCGCGCAGATTTGAGCGATGTCGATGCGGCCATTGCCCGCAACTACGACCTGACGCCAGACAAGACCAACCCGTTTTTGCATCTGTCGATGCACCTGTCGATCAGCGAACAGTGCAGCATTGACCAACCGCGCGGCATTCGCCAGGCAGTGGAGCTGCTGGCCAAGCGCCTGGGCTCCTTGCACGACGCGCACCATGTGACGATGGAATGCCTGGGGACGATGCTGTGGGAGAGCCAGCGCTCAGGCCGCCCGCCTGACGGCAATGCCTATGTGGCCGCCGTGCAGCGCCAGGCCACCAAGGACTGA
- a CDS encoding ComF family protein, whose protein sequence is MPDTHRPSLWQRAAQLLNHVPSQCLVCRSWPSDWICAACAQVCWQPDLRRCSRCALPLPASSQVCAGCLRDSPLLQRCHAAVDYSPPWDGMVLRLKFHQQLAWANRMAQLLLQTPGVLESLQQASVILPVPLSAGRLRERGYNQALLLAKALCRQAPSGLVLAKVQPGYLQRLVDTPAQAGLDRAARLRNLRHAFALRPGLQAQDLGACPLLIDDVMTTGATLGAVAQLLQAQGTPAVQALVFARTPAPGQ, encoded by the coding sequence ATGCCCGACACACACCGGCCCAGCCTGTGGCAGCGTGCTGCCCAGCTGCTGAACCATGTGCCCAGCCAGTGCCTGGTCTGCCGCAGCTGGCCGAGTGACTGGATCTGTGCGGCCTGCGCCCAGGTGTGCTGGCAGCCGGATCTGCGTCGCTGCAGCCGCTGCGCGCTGCCTTTGCCAGCCAGCAGCCAGGTCTGCGCGGGATGCCTGCGCGATAGCCCGCTGTTACAGCGCTGCCATGCCGCCGTGGACTATAGCCCGCCTTGGGATGGCATGGTGCTGCGGCTCAAATTTCACCAGCAGTTGGCATGGGCAAACCGCATGGCCCAGCTGCTGCTGCAGACCCCCGGTGTGCTGGAGAGCTTGCAACAAGCCAGCGTCATCTTGCCGGTGCCGCTGTCTGCCGGCCGCCTGCGTGAGCGCGGCTACAACCAGGCCCTACTGCTGGCCAAGGCCTTGTGTCGGCAGGCGCCCAGCGGGCTGGTGCTGGCCAAGGTACAGCCTGGCTACCTGCAGCGGCTGGTAGATACGCCCGCCCAAGCGGGCCTCGACCGCGCGGCCCGGCTGCGCAACCTGCGCCATGCCTTTGCGCTGCGCCCGGGGCTGCAGGCGCAGGATCTGGGTGCCTGCCCGCTGCTGATTGATGACGTGATGACCACCGGCGCCACCTTGGGCGCCGTGGCGCAGCTGCTGCAGGCGCAGGGCACGCCCGCCGTGCAGGCGCTGGTGTTTGCCAGAACGCCGGCGCCCGGCCAATAG
- a CDS encoding biotin synthase, translating into MAEFTAPPSIDPNAAHAWQRRAPAHSPWLHEEVGRRMQDRLQWIVQKPEAWCSWEPVYGGLEAHQQVAERYPAADIHIVESRPAHAALLRSQLDKPWWALSRWRQAKLHWGLPAPGSVQMLWANMALHQHPNPQQLLQTWHQSLAVNGFVMFSCFGPDTLKELRAAYASQGWPAASHEFTDMHDWGDMLVQAGFAEPVMDMERISLSYSGAAQLRAELRELGRNLHPTRFGGLRGRQWRDQLDALLTAKLADAEQKGRLVVSFEIIYGHAFKPTPRMKVQGESSISVQDMQQMLRQGRMG; encoded by the coding sequence ATGGCTGAATTTACCGCACCTCCGTCGATCGACCCTAACGCCGCCCATGCCTGGCAGCGGCGCGCGCCTGCGCACAGCCCCTGGCTGCACGAAGAGGTGGGCCGGCGCATGCAGGACCGACTGCAATGGATTGTGCAAAAGCCCGAGGCCTGGTGCAGCTGGGAGCCCGTGTACGGCGGGCTGGAGGCGCACCAGCAGGTGGCAGAGCGCTATCCGGCTGCCGACATCCATATCGTGGAAAGCCGCCCCGCCCATGCCGCGCTGCTGCGCAGCCAGCTGGACAAGCCCTGGTGGGCGCTGAGCCGCTGGCGCCAGGCCAAGCTGCACTGGGGCCTGCCTGCGCCCGGAAGTGTGCAGATGCTCTGGGCCAATATGGCCTTGCACCAGCATCCCAACCCGCAGCAGCTGTTGCAGACCTGGCACCAGAGCCTGGCGGTCAATGGTTTTGTGATGTTCTCCTGCTTTGGGCCCGACACCCTCAAAGAGCTGCGCGCGGCCTATGCGAGCCAGGGCTGGCCCGCTGCCAGCCATGAGTTCACCGACATGCACGACTGGGGCGACATGCTGGTGCAGGCCGGCTTTGCCGAGCCGGTGATGGACATGGAGCGCATTAGCCTGTCTTACTCGGGCGCCGCCCAGTTGCGCGCCGAGCTGCGCGAGCTGGGGCGCAATCTCCACCCAACCCGCTTTGGCGGCCTGCGCGGCCGCCAATGGCGCGACCAGCTCGATGCCTTGCTGACCGCCAAGCTGGCCGATGCGGAGCAAAAGGGCCGCTTGGTGGTCTCTTTCGAGATCATCTACGGCCATGCCTTCAAACCCACGCCCCGCATGAAAGTGCAGGGTGAGAGCAGCATCAGCGTGCAAGACATGCAGCAGATGCTGCGCCAGGGACGCATGGGCTAG
- a CDS encoding autotransporter assembly complex protein TamA, giving the protein MRQRLTTPVLPAFFILTAALLAGCSSTPKADDAEDSATHASSEPAFDITVKAPKKVREYLEQHVELKRYRNFPGLQMSEMTRLLGSADEDVRELLGTLGYFSPDIKIDAYDTGTAPADSDISAENSQIRPQLVIEVEPGPQTKVAEVALDYSGEVTEEKNFATRRARFERNWDLQPGEGFTQKGWDGAKSEGLRSLQRNRYPTARISNSKADIDGDTNQAKLAVGYESGPLYKFGTLRIEGTERYDAEGIARIARLPSGQNYSEADMLDAQSRLAASGYYDSVFLTLDTDTANPKEAPVIAQVREAKLQKVVFGVGMSTDTGPRLSLDHTHNKMPWLGWRAVSKFSFERDKKLLSTEWTDLPKESGWAYFGAGEVKRELNGDFTVNSMQLRGGHKKSTDHIDRSAFLQYDFSSVQGQEKIPSSSALSVNYGWTGRYFNNNTDPTRGYGIAAELGAGYTITPDREPFVRSLLRWQGFVPAGKVTAPNGGSRNARIALRAEGGAIMAKDSAVIPATQLFITGGDTTVRGYGYKKIGTRVADDQVYGGRYMYVGSVEYQRPLVRNGEISAWESAVFADVGSVADKAGDLSPYWGIGTGLRWRSPVGALQADVAYGLKDERFRLHVRLGYSF; this is encoded by the coding sequence ATGCGCCAACGTCTGACGACGCCGGTCCTGCCGGCGTTTTTTATTCTTACTGCTGCCCTGCTCGCAGGCTGCAGCAGCACCCCCAAGGCCGACGACGCGGAGGATTCCGCGACGCATGCCAGCAGCGAGCCCGCGTTTGACATCACCGTGAAGGCGCCCAAGAAGGTACGCGAGTATCTGGAGCAGCATGTGGAGCTCAAGCGCTACCGCAACTTCCCCGGTCTGCAGATGAGCGAGATGACGCGCCTGCTGGGCAGTGCCGACGAAGATGTGCGCGAGCTGTTGGGCACCCTGGGCTACTTCAGCCCCGACATCAAGATCGATGCCTACGACACCGGCACCGCCCCGGCGGACAGCGACATTTCTGCCGAAAACAGCCAGATCCGCCCCCAGCTGGTGATCGAGGTCGAACCCGGTCCGCAGACCAAGGTGGCCGAAGTGGCCCTGGACTACAGCGGCGAGGTGACCGAAGAAAAGAACTTTGCCACCCGGCGCGCCCGCTTTGAGCGCAACTGGGATCTGCAACCCGGCGAGGGCTTTACCCAAAAAGGCTGGGATGGCGCCAAGTCCGAGGGCCTGCGCAGCCTGCAGCGCAACCGCTACCCTACCGCCAGGATCAGCAACAGCAAGGCCGACATCGACGGCGATACCAACCAGGCCAAACTCGCGGTCGGCTACGAAAGCGGCCCCCTCTACAAATTTGGCACCTTGCGCATTGAGGGCACCGAGCGCTATGACGCCGAAGGCATTGCCCGGATCGCGCGCCTGCCCAGCGGCCAGAACTACAGTGAAGCCGACATGCTGGACGCGCAGAGCCGGCTGGCCGCCAGCGGCTACTACGACTCGGTGTTCCTGACCCTCGATACCGACACCGCCAACCCCAAGGAGGCGCCGGTGATCGCCCAGGTGCGCGAAGCCAAGCTGCAAAAGGTGGTGTTTGGTGTCGGTATGTCCACCGACACCGGCCCGCGCCTGAGCCTGGACCACACCCACAACAAAATGCCCTGGCTGGGCTGGCGGGCAGTGAGCAAGTTCTCTTTCGAGCGCGACAAGAAACTGCTGTCCACCGAGTGGACCGATCTGCCCAAGGAAAGCGGCTGGGCCTACTTCGGCGCCGGCGAAGTCAAGCGTGAGCTGAACGGGGACTTTACGGTCAACTCCATGCAGCTGCGTGGGGGCCACAAGAAGAGCACCGACCATATCGACCGCAGTGCCTTCCTGCAGTACGACTTCTCGTCGGTGCAAGGCCAGGAAAAGATCCCGTCGAGTAGCGCCTTGAGCGTTAACTACGGCTGGACGGGCCGCTACTTCAACAACAACACAGACCCGACGCGCGGCTACGGCATTGCTGCCGAGCTGGGCGCGGGTTACACCATCACGCCGGACCGCGAACCCTTTGTGCGCAGTCTGCTGCGCTGGCAAGGCTTTGTGCCGGCGGGCAAGGTCACGGCGCCCAATGGCGGCTCGCGCAACGCCCGCATTGCGCTGCGGGCCGAGGGCGGCGCCATCATGGCCAAGGATTCGGCCGTGATCCCGGCCACCCAGCTGTTCATCACTGGCGGCGACACCACCGTGCGCGGCTATGGCTACAAGAAGATCGGCACCCGCGTGGCGGACGACCAGGTCTATGGCGGCCGCTACATGTATGTCGGCAGTGTCGAGTACCAGCGCCCCTTGGTGCGCAATGGCGAGATCAGCGCCTGGGAATCGGCCGTGTTTGCCGATGTGGGCTCGGTCGCAGACAAGGCCGGTGATCTGTCGCCCTACTGGGGCATTGGCACGGGCCTGCGCTGGCGCAGCCCCGTGGGCGCGCTGCAGGCCGATGTGGCCTATGGCCTGAAAGACGAACGCTTCCGCTTGCACGTGCGCTTGGGATACAGCTTTTAA
- a CDS encoding LysE family transporter codes for MDLHTWMAYLVAACIIAVSPGSGAVLSMSHGLSYGVRKTSATILGLQLGLLLILLIAGAGVGSLLIASETAFNVVKIVGACYLIYIGFAQWRAKGGIMDAQAEQPASGSWQKRALSGFLTNATNPKGIIFMVAVLPQFMTPDRPLWLQLLILAATTLAVDTIVMHGYAGSASVLRRLLRDSRAMRIQNKVFGGLLMLVGMGLFFVKRTQSAA; via the coding sequence ATGGATTTGCATACTTGGATGGCGTATCTCGTAGCGGCTTGCATCATTGCCGTGTCCCCCGGATCGGGAGCGGTGTTGTCAATGAGCCACGGGCTGTCGTATGGCGTGCGCAAGACCAGCGCCACCATCCTTGGCCTGCAACTGGGCCTGCTGTTGATCTTGCTGATTGCGGGTGCCGGCGTGGGTTCGCTGCTGATCGCTTCTGAGACCGCCTTCAATGTGGTCAAGATCGTCGGCGCCTGCTACCTGATCTACATCGGCTTTGCGCAGTGGCGCGCCAAGGGCGGCATCATGGACGCCCAGGCTGAGCAGCCCGCCAGCGGCAGCTGGCAAAAGCGCGCGCTGAGCGGCTTTTTGACCAATGCCACCAACCCCAAGGGCATCATCTTCATGGTGGCGGTGCTGCCCCAGTTCATGACACCGGATCGCCCGCTGTGGCTGCAGCTGCTGATTCTGGCTGCGACCACCTTGGCAGTGGACACCATCGTCATGCACGGCTATGCCGGCAGCGCCAGTGTGTTGCGCCGCCTGCTGCGCGACAGCCGCGCCATGCGTATCCAGAACAAGGTGTTTGGCGGCCTGCTGATGCTGGTGGGCATGGGCCTGTTCTTCGTCAAGCGCACGCAAAGCGCGGCTTGA